The sequence TCTTGCCCATGATGGACAATTCTTGTAATGGTTCCAGTCAAGATTCCTATCACCTCCATGCTTTCGAGAAGATAAGTGCCAGATAGCAGCCCTCCCACTCTGAGCCACAGGTTTTGGGTGCCTGGGGGCACAGCAGCTGAGTCATCCATTCTGTCCTGGGCATCCTGCCCCATGTGATCAGTGAGGAGTCATTTTTGTACTCCCACTATTCCTCCCCGAGTTTCCTATTCTGGCCCTTGCCCCCTGGACCTATAACTCTAAGTGCTCTAAAGTGGAATCTGTCCCCTGATCAAAGCGAACTGCCTGGACAGTTATCTCATTGGCAGGTGCTACACCCCTGACCTTCCTGTTGAGGTCTTGCCTCCCACTGCAGTGTTAGGGGAACTCTCAccttaacccccaccccccacccctggaaggatgccattttgctctgcTGCATAGCAATGGAGAAGACTTTCTCCCATTCTTTCAGCAGTTGCTGGGATTTACCCTTTCCCTCTGGGGTCCCCTTAACATCCTGAGCAACGCGAAAGAAATCATTGCCCATTAGCACAGAAATAGCATAATTGTTTACTTCCTCCAGCATACAGCTTCCAAACTCTCCGTTTCTATGTGCACTTTAGCCAGACACAAGGATTTTCTATCCATCTACTTAGAAAAGGAATTGAATCTATCCTGGCATTATGTCCCCTGCTTGCACTACATTTCACCTGACCACCCAACTTTTGGCCCTGTATCTTCCCACCCAAGGTGTTCCCTGCCATTAATGCTGACAGCCTTCATGTGCTTCATGCCTTGTGCACAGGCTAATTTTTAAATCCAATGTGACAAGTGACAGACGCCTGAGAAGCTTCTGTCCTCAGGGTAGCAGCATTCAGATAAGATACCTGTTGCTTGCTTCCCCCCAGCACAGGGAATTTATTGCTCATCTGATCAGTGGGAGTACACTGATAGCACATTCCCATCTCCTCTGTTTTTACAGGAGCTTTAGGTCAGGGATTAGAGGAATGGTTTTGGGGAGGTGAGCGCCCAGACTCCCACCCAGACTCTTTCTTCCCAGGAGTAAAACTTGAACCTTGCTTCCGACCAAGTTTTGTAGACTCATTGAGGGTGTGTTAATATCATTGGTTTAATGTATCagttaaatataatttaatattttaattaatcaaTCATATTATTGATTAATTAAGAATATTAATTTGTATGGGTTTAGGCTCGCCAATCTGTGTGATCAGAAGATAAAGTTCTTGTCCCAAATCAGGCTGCACAGAATTTATAAAGGACGCTCAGGGGTATGACAGGAAGCTCACACTGAGATAGGTATCATCACAAAGACCTTTTTATTAAAGTCGATGAAATAGTAAGTAAATGGTAAAATAGAGTTTCAGAGTTTTTACTGTATTACTGTTATGCAAGATATAGATATGGTAATACAATATTATGTCCTTCAAAACTTTCGTTACTATACTCTCACCCTGTTTTGATAACCTGGTGTTGAAAGACACAGGACTTCGCCTCTGGCGGTTCCAATTTCTCACCTCTTGCAGAGGAAACTAAGGCAACAAGATGTCAAAGCTGCCTTAGAGTTTACTTATTTAACTTACTTAAAATTAAAACCTAATAAACAAAACTGAGAATAAAAGTTTAGGGAAACCAAGCTCAGCCTAGTCCCCTGGGAACTTAaagtttgaaaagaaaagaagtacagACTATCAATAATTAATAGCCATCATAGATGGAGAGCATCGATAGTTAGTTGAAGATGAAGAGAATAAGCTTAAGATAGCAAGGTGAGTCACCTCTTTTATAGGGCACCAGAACCGGAAATCCTTCCTCTTATGCCCAAATTTCATTACTCCCCCATAGAAATGTTAGGGTACGCTTACCCCATAGGCTAGTATGTATGTGCATATAGATGACAGGTATGTATGCACTTGTAGTGTACTTGTTACGTCTGTGggtaaaactttgaaaaaaaccCTATGCTATTCTTCCTTGTCTATTGGTCTTGGCAAAGGTCTTAGACATAGGCATGGGTACTTTATCTATTTGGGTAACAAGATGAAGGTCAACTTTACTGTCTGGGTAAAAGGTCTTAAAATAGATAggctaactttgccttagcttaACATACAGGTTTTGGGCCTGTAGCTCTCTTGCATTAAAGccaaacttatttttaatataaatctatAAACCGATTACAATACATCACATACTTaaacttataagaaaagatatatctATGCAACCAAGCAGATTAACCCTTAGGGCTACAGTTTCAACCCCTCTCTGTAGTTTTTTTTCACTATAAATGCCTGTGTTTGCTCAAATCATCAGCTAGCAAAGCCATCTCATCCAGAGTTTTTACCTTCTTGTCCCATAACCATTGTTTTACAACATCTTTACATATGTTTCAGGCATGATCCTGAGCAACAAAGTCAAACATTCCTTCAAAGCTTGTAACACCTTTACCCCTTCCCACCAAATCTTTCATTTGTTTACATATTCCTCATTACTCATACCATTATCCCTCTTAAGATTCCTAAATTTCGCTCAATATGCTTAAGGGGTAATCTGGAATTGTTTCAAAACCATTTATTTGAATTTACAATAATCTAAAGCATCCTCAATTGGCAATTTATTGAATCTTAAGAATCATACAAAGCCTCTCAAAGGTAGTAAAGGtgtttctgttctctctctttctcctcagtTTCTTGTAGTTTTAGTGCCATAGCCCTTCTGTGTCCAGGCTCTTCTtgccagcctctctctgccttaTCTCCAGAAttctccttttgttctttttctacTGTCTGCAATGTGAAGGGCTCAATTTCACAATTGTTTCAGTGTTTTCACTCATCTTCCTCTACCTCCCTTCCTTGAAATAagtaacagaaaataacaaactggTTTCAGAACCTCTGAAACTGATCTTGAGCCACCACACATCAAGTCTCACTTAAAATCTCCACACAAGTGTATGAAGAGCAAATCTCACTCAGAACAGGTTGTGAGTTTCACCTTGTTTGCTGCATCACTGTGACAGACTTCctcagggtgcaacctggaactggggtattaTTGAGCCCTCTAGCATACCAGTCTTGGCCCCCTCTCAAGTGTGATAATGTGAAAAGCTCCTCCAGGTGCTGCACTCACACAAATATTTACAGGCAGGGTCACACCCAGCTGAGGTATGCAAATAGTTTTGCCAGCCACTGATGAAATAATAATAGAGAGGTTTCAGAcagtccccccagctccccagtgcTGTACTGTCTTGTCCTTGTCAGATGCCTGACCAGTTCAAGTTAATTACTCAGTCCATCCCTCCCTCAATCTGGAGAGGACAAAGCAGCAGCAGATTGCCTGAGCAGATTTGCCTTTACACTTCAAACAAGACATTGTTACATATGTAAAAAATTGACATCAGATGTATAAATTACAGAAAGATAgatattaagtgattataagtaacaagtgtacagatcaaagtagattaccatAAAGCAAAATTGCAATCTGTGTGCTATAAAAGAGACAGGTTTTGAATCATGCACTGTCTCATCCTGATGGTGCAAACAGTTCTCCATTCTTCCATACATGGACTGGGTTTTCTGCAACCACCTCCCCAGTCAAAGTCTTTTTCAAGTTcattgtcccaaacaaagccctcagTATGGTTAATGGAAAAGTACAGGCAAAAGATGTGTTGCTTTGGGGTATAGAGGATTACAGCAATACATTTATAGAACTAGAGCTCTCTGAGCTctaattttctattttaaataagaCATACATCCATGTCCTGAAAAGACTGCATTCTGGTCTGTACCACAGGAGAAAAacaaactgaggtacagagcaaaGGAAACTGAAGGAGTGTTTCCCCTGCTACCCAGCACATGTGCAATACTCGTGGCTTCTTCTCGAGCTGCAGTCTGTATCTCTGCTGCAGCCATAGCCCTGCAAACAAAGAGCCCCCTCTGCAGCCCTTgtgcctctctcctgccccagttTCTTCTGGctcattctctctctgtgttttgaaaGGGCTGGACTTACACCACCTCTCTTTTTCCACTCTTCTGTGGAGGTTCCATTCCTTCCATGCCCACCCCACTGTTGAGACACTGGAGAAAACTGGCTTTATCTAGAATGCAGTTACTCCTTTCTTCTGTCTGGGCAAGATCTTGTTAGGGCTGATAGTCTTTAATGACCAACCTATTTATAAAGAGATCCTCCCAGCTTCTGCCTTTAGGAGAGGAAGTTTGTTTATGAACAGAGGCAGGATGATTAGGATAACAAAGGGCTggtcattaaattaaattaaggctTGTTAGATGATCCTAAAAGCAATATCAGGCCTCCCCATTAAAAGATAGGAATGAAAGGTAAGAACACCTGGtgagaatggaaagaggtaaatagtgctgTCCCCCGGGGGTCTATACAAGAACCAGTGAAGTTCAATATACTCATCAATGATCTTGAAAAAGGgataaagagtgaggtggcaaaattagcAGATAACATAAAATTAATCAAGATTGTTAAATCCATAGCAGAtagcaaagagctacaaagagatctcacaaaactgggtgatggggcaacataatggcagatgaaattaagtgttgataaatgcaaaataatttacATGGCAAAATACAATGCCGACTATACAGACAAAATGATAGGATCTAAGTTAGAAAGTAAAAAAATCTTGGAGTGattgtggatatttctctgaaaacaacaGTGGAAATCAGAAAAGTGTACAGAATGTTGGGAagtattaggaaagggataaataatgaaacagaaaatatcatattgcctctataaatctatgacaggtttcagggtagcagccgtgttaatctgtattcgcaaaaagaaaaggagtatttgtggcaccttagagactaaccaatttatttgagcataagctttcatgagctacagcacacGTCATTGGatgaatgagctgtagctcatgaaagcttatgctcaaataaattggttagtcgctaaggtgccacaagtactccttttctttttataaatgtatGGTACATTTGTGCTGATTtagcttcaactggagtattgtgtccagttctgggtgccacagttAAGgaaaaatatggacaaattgaagagagtccagagaaaagcaacaagaatgattaggggtctggaaaacttgacctatgagggaagattgaaagaactgagtttgtttagtctaagaaagaaaagactgagagggggacAGTCTTTTGAGTGGacaatctggtgaggttcaacaaggagaagtgcagagtcctgcgcttaagactagggaccaagtgcctaggcagcagttctgcagaaaaggacctaagggttagcgtggacaagaagctggatatgagtcaacagtgtgcctttattgcatgtaggtccccacatctgtaccctagaattcagagtggggaaggaaccttgacagtagccTTAATAAAGCATTTGGTCAGATTCTTGAAAAAGGAATGGGCAAGTTAAGTGtccagtcaagaagcacttaatggacaatggatcttggaaggctctaATCTACATAAGAAGTCTATTTGAAGACGTTCAAGGCAGCAtttgaaccatggctgctacctataagttctgagtcatgcatagaTATgcgacttgcccatgtgactccaaaactccatcttggagctgaactttgcataggagagaggagggggtctccacccacaagaaaaagtttatttaaacccCTGAGAGACCCCTCCATTTGATCTTCAGCTGGCCCAAGAGACAGCCTCTCCAACCCCAAGGatatctgaaagaaactggaacaaaggacagtaactacaggggatgtgagtgattgctggacccagactagaaggagactagtctgtaaaaggaagctttcTGGAACACTTCTGAGGCTGAGATTTTAACTGTATttagttttcttactgtattagtcatagacttgcatgttctattttattttgcttggtaattcactttgttctgtctggtaCTACTTGGAACTACTGAAAtactactttctgtatttaataaaatcactttttacttattaattaacccagagtatgtattaatacctggggagggcgggggaagaggggaaggggcaaacagctgtgcatatctctctatcaatatcatagagggagaacaatttatgagtttgccCTGTAGaagctttatacaggataaaacaGAGGTATTTGGGGTTTAGACAccattgggagttaggcatctgagtgttaaagacaggaacacctcttaagctgctttcaattaagcttgcagtttgtgggacgtggttcagagGTGGGTCTGGgattgcagcaggctagtgggtctggctcaaaccaggctgggtactgaagtcccaagcagCCAGAACAGGAAatcaggggcagaagtagtcttggcacatcagttggcaaccccAAGGGAGTTtttgtgatccaacctgtcacaccttccaaccctgatattctatgattctatgatcctgtgacatgataacagttttcaaatacctaaaagattgttacaaggagagagaaaaattattctccttaacctctgataggacaagaagcaacggacttaaattgcagcaaaggaggttaggttggatattaggaaaatattcctaactgtcagggtgcttaagcattggaataaattgcctagggaggctgtggaatctccatgatTGGAGATTTTTGTGAGCgggttggacagacacctgtcagggatgttatAAATGGTGCTGgtactgccatgagtgcaggggactggacttgatgacctctcaaggtcccttccagttctgtgattctgtgatgtacatcttgaatactgtgcacagatctggttgccccatctcaaaaaaagatacactgaaagtggcaaaggtacagagaaggacaacagaaatgattaggggtacagAATgccttctgtatgaggagagattgatatGATAGatgttctataaaatcatgacaggtgtggagaaattgaataaggaagtgtaatttactcctcacaacacacaaactagggatcacccaatgaaattaatcatcagcagatttaaaacaaacaaaagaaataatttcttCACAGATTGcaataagaactagataagttcatggacaaTAGATCCATCATTTttattggccaggatgggcaggggtccAACACCATGTTCTGCATGTCCATAGCATCTATTTTCCACAACCTGGGAGTGGGGGACAGGGGTGAATCCTTcaatgattacttgttctgttcatttcctctgaagcacatggtattggccactgtcagaaaacaggatactgggctagatggaccattggttttacccagtatggtcattctcaTGCTCACATAGACCCCAGATATATCTGCCCCCGCTGTAATGCACCAGAACCCTCTTCCCTCCTAGAGCTGAGCTGTAACCCAGGAGTGACTGACAGGGtctcttcatccacagagttagtaacaaagaaaGAATATGcattaacattttaaacctaagcagtgtcccttaagtgagtTGCCACAAAATGCCAGAGTATGTTAGTACCAGAGCTGAGTGTTGGATTAAAGTAACAATTAATATGTTTATGTTATGAGAAAGTGTGAGAAAGAATGGCTCAGAAGAGGCCCAGATTTGGCATGCCCATTAGAAAGAAATATGCCTGTCAGTTTACAAGGTCCATGTTGCAAGTAGAAGCACATCCTGAAACAAAAAGTCTGTTCTAACGTGATAAGATTACCTTTAAGGACAGCTGCTGTTACAACTGTTTTCCTCAACTCAGGAATAAGATCTGTTAACCCCCACTCTTGCATTTTTTTAtcttgcttcttttctttttataggtaACAAGTGATATGAATAGCTTTATTGGAGTCTGTCATGCCTCAATTATTTTAGAATGGTTATGTTAAAGAATGAATTGATAATAAAATGTAGATATgatcaaaagaaaatattaagtGTGATTGTGGTTGTATGTTTGGATGGGTAATAAAACCCATCCAAACATACAACCACAATCACACTTGGGTTGAGGTGCCAGCCTTAGAATCATAATAAATGACACGGCAtctggaggaagaaaaacaacTACCCTCCGAGAGGACCATTTGGCCGAAGAATGCGCTGGGCGAGATAACCCGATAACCCTGAGGGTACACCGGaatccagccccagctgccccaaGGGCAGCGGGACCAAAGAACCAAAGAGCAAAATAACAACTAACTATCATTCCTGTGCCATCTGCGTGATTGAGTATCACTTCAAATGTGAGAACAGCATGACGAGGCAAACCCAATAGACTTGTATGAGGATGAAACCCTGTAAAGACAGACCCAAAAGACTGAGGACTTTGGGTCTGGTTCTGCAAACAACTTCCAGTTTCATCAGATGCGCATGTGACAAGGCCTGACTCCATCCTCGtctccaggccacctggccaatgACTTGGCACGAGCACtgctaggctggtaactataacaacaaCCTGGAAGAACTTGactgtgtgtgaatgaatgtgtgagtgaatagaatgttatagctataactgattGCTTActttgattctttctgtattcagaaTAAAAGTGGCGTATTGCCTtatcccctgaaaaagatcctgctggttttcattttcaaagtatCACATGAGTGGTTctaatatttactttatatatatatatgaattagataaagtgctcctgtcagctcttttctaagttatctgccaaaaaacTTAGAGTTCCGAGAGCCTAAGTAGCACCTTGAATTGGGGTTAAAGATGTCACCcctaccaaaatctgaaatggcgcgCTTGCAGCTCGTGGGGAGGGACATAGAGATGATCCAGAGAGTGACAGGGGGACAGGAGGAGCAAGTGACAGGGGCATGGCCtttgggagggaagaggcagagcaggggtaggGCCTTGGTGGAAGATGTGGGCAAGGAGTGGGGCCTTGGTGGCCAAGTTAAAAGCAATTTGAAAGGTGTCAGCTCAGTGAGTTGTACACAGACCAGTTCCCCTGTTTGTCATGCTAAGCCAGCACAGTATGGTCAAGAAAGGGTTTAATGCCTCTCAGACTGTCCTGTATGTGATCCAGGGAAGAGGGCCCAACACCATGTCACAAGCCAGCTCAGTGCAGAGCTCGGTCTGAGAGCCAGAGCATTAGGAGAAAAAATTAGGTCCCTTTATGTGAAAAGAGCCGGAGCATCCTGTCCCGGATCTGTTTCGTCCTCACACCAAAAATGATGGGATTTAGCATGGGGGGTACCAGTAGGCACACATTAGCAAAGAGAATGTGGAaatgcagggccacatggtggcCAAACCGATACGTGAGGAGAGTGAAGAGACCTGGGATGTAAAAGGCTAAAATGGCAAAGAGGTGGGAGCCACAGGTCCCAAAAGTCTTGAGCCGGGCAtcctttgtggggaggctgaagatggccctgaggatctgggTATAGGACACAGCTATAAAAAACATATCTAGACAAATGGCTGAGCTTGCCACAGTGAGGCCATAGTAACTACTGATGCGGATGTCAGCGCAGGCCAGATTCACCACGGCTATGTGCTCGCAGCATGTGTGCAGGATGATATTGGTTCTGCAATATGGCAACTGCCTTGCCAACAAGGGACAGGGCAGTGCAAGCATGCTACCACGCAAAACCACAGCTAGGCCAATCTTGGCCACAACTGGGTTTCTCAGGGTGGTGGAGTGTCTCAGTGGATCGcagatggccacgtagcgatcAAAAGCCATGGCCATGAAGATCCCAGACTCTATTGCAAAGAAGCAATGAATGAAGAACATCtgggtgagacaggcactgaaatcgatctccctggaattgaaccagaagatgctcatCATTTTGGGAACTGTGCTTGTGCACAGGACCAGGTCGGTGAtggccagcatgcagaggaaatagtacatgggcccaTGGAGGCTCGGCTCCGTCTTCACGATGAACAGGATGATGAAGTTCCCCAAGATGGCTATGATGTAcatggtgcagaaggggatggagatccagacatgggcagcctccaggccaggaatgcccagcaagatgaaggtggaggggttggtgaagtcggttgtgttggaatctgacatggagtaggGGGAGAAAGTGTCCAACTCTGAGGCAGAACAGTGTCTCCTGCATGTACCGTATGTTCCCCTGTCTTCCTGTAGGTGCCCAGGGTCTAGCGTGAAGGTCGCAGGACAAATGCCTGGATGGAGAAACAATGTTAATATGAGACACAACATGCACAGCTGGAGGCTGTTTTCATGGGTGAAATAGATTGCTCAATCTTcacaaacagagaaatgccatttTCATTATTGAGATAAATGAATTATGAAAAACTTTAACCCTACTAATGCCAATTCCATTTTTATTGTGCTCCATGCATCAATCATTCCTACACGTTGTGTTGAGGGAAACCTGAAAAGGCACCAGCAGGAAATAAAGGTGTGGAAATGCAATGAAAGCCAGGCTACAGGGTCCATGCTGTAGGGACTTGCCCATACACCCAGTTGCTCAAAACCTGAGAgtggaaaaaacccaaacctttgcCAAGACAGGTGCCAGGGGCAAATATCCCAAATAGAACATACCCCAGGGAAAATACCTGGGCCTCACTGTTAGCAGTGCCATGAAAACACCTGCTTATTCACAGTAGTAGCCAAAACAAAGATAATGTTCGGATGCCCAAGGAATGGGGCAGAGAATAACCTGCTCTGGATAAGCACTCCATTGTGGTCACCCAAGGACA is a genomic window of Lepidochelys kempii isolate rLepKem1 chromosome 1, rLepKem1.hap2, whole genome shotgun sequence containing:
- the LOC140896180 gene encoding olfactory receptor 52D1-like: MSDSNTTDFTNPSTFILLGIPGLEAAHVWISIPFCTMYIIAILGNFIILFIVKTEPSLHGPMYYFLCMLAITDLVLCTSTVPKMMSIFWFNSREIDFSACLTQMFFIHCFFAIESGIFMAMAFDRYVAICDPLRHSTTLRNPVVAKIGLAVVLRGSMLALPCPLLARQLPYCRTNIILHTCCEHIAVVNLACADIRISSYYGLTVASSAICLDMFFIAVSYTQILRAIFSLPTKDARLKTFGTCGSHLFAILAFYIPGLFTLLTYRFGHHVALHFHILFANVCLLVPPMLNPIIFGVRTKQIRDRMLRLFSHKGT